CGTCCTGGTCGCTTTATGCAATCGATGGCCAAGAAATTTATCTTAACAAAAGAAGGACTCGCCAACCTAAAAGAAGAGTACGAGGTGCTGGTCAAAGAGAAGAGACCCGCTGTTACCGAAAGGATTCAACGGGCAAGAGAATTTGGAGATTTAGCTGAAAATTCTGAATACGACGCAGCGAAAGAAGAACAAACGCTCCTAGAAAATAGAATCACCCGCTTAGAAGAAATCCTAGCAAAGCATCAAATAATTCAAGTAAGCCAGAAGGCGGATTTTGTTGTCATTGGCTCGACAATAGTCGTCGAAGTAGATGGCGAAAAAGACGAGTTTACAATTGTAGGAACTACAGAAGCCAACCCTTCTGAGCGGAAAATATCCAACGAATCTCCTGTGGGCGCGGCGCTTCTTGGAGCTAAAGTAGGCGAGGTTGTAGAAGTTACCACCCCAATTGTCCGCGCTAAGTATAAAATTCTTGAAATCAAGTAATTATGTTTTTCGTTAACACTTAAAATAAAAATTATGTTTTTCGCTTACGCTCAAAATAAGAGAGCTTGTTTTTCAAGGGCAAGCTCGAAAAATAAAATTCACGATATAAAATGAAAAAGACATCAATAAAAGAATTTAAGGTAGAGGATAAATACCTAAAACCCTTAACCAAAAACGAGAAAAAAGTCTTACCCCTTTTAGTCGAGGCTGCAAAAAAGATCGATAAAATTTTCCTCCTTCAGGAAAACAACGGTTATAAAGGAGCGAATTTTTATCCTGAAAACGCTTCAAAAGAAGAAATAGAAGAAGCTGCTAAGGTCGACCCGAAGATTCTTTCGCCCTTCACAATCGTAGAAAAAGACGAAACTGGCAATCTAATAGCCGTAGACTACCACGAAAAGTACGCGAAATTACTCGAACCAATCGCCAAAATCCTTAAAGAAGCTTCAAAAATTGCGGAAAACAAAAGTTTCAAAAATTATCTTCAAGTACTATCAACATCTCTTGTTACGGGTGCTTACCAACAAATAGACATAGCTTGGCTTGCAATAAAAGGCTCAAACCTTGATATGACCATGGGGCCGTACGAAAGAAATCTGGACAAGCTCTTTTTCATCAAACGTACATACCAGGCTCACGTTGGCGTAATCAATGAAGCTAAAACGAAAAGAGCAAAGCTTGTTAGAGATACGCTTTACACCAACATAGGACCGAAAATGCACCGTGTGACACCACCTTCAATAGTCGACATGCAAGCAGAACAAGTAATCATCTTCGCCGGATTTTTAGGTAGAG
Above is a window of Candidatus Curtissbacteria bacterium DNA encoding:
- the greA gene encoding transcription elongation factor GreA: MAKKFILTKEGLANLKEEYEVLVKEKRPAVTERIQRAREFGDLAENSEYDAAKEEQTLLENRITRLEEILAKHQIIQVSQKADFVVIGSTIVVEVDGEKDEFTIVGTTEANPSERKISNESPVGAALLGAKVGEVVEVTTPIVRAKYKILEIK